One genomic window of Cellulophaga sp. Hel_I_12 includes the following:
- a CDS encoding carboxypeptidase-like regulatory domain-containing protein, giving the protein MKHILCFSLCLYSLFVSSQTNRLEGLIIFNNENLEGVNIINISQNNSTISNEFGLFDIKVSLGDSLSISYVGMQDLTKIITTKEMSTTIIKIVMYEKSIELKEVEVVKYESINAVSLGIIPKEMKTFSQYERRLATAGDFKPIHLLSLLGGSLQVDPIVNAISGRTKRMKQGVIRENKQNNFEFLETNYTDFALNQMKLKEGEVGLFFSYLVENKDLEYRIKNHEKDKFSFFLMEEWNTFQNDISTNSNE; this is encoded by the coding sequence ATGAAGCATATACTTTGTTTTTCTCTATGCCTTTACTCCCTTTTTGTATCGTCTCAAACCAATAGGTTAGAAGGTTTAATAATTTTTAATAATGAAAACTTAGAAGGCGTAAACATTATAAATATTTCTCAAAATAATAGTACCATTTCGAACGAGTTTGGTTTGTTTGACATAAAAGTAAGTCTTGGTGATAGTTTATCTATTTCTTATGTAGGTATGCAAGATTTAACAAAAATTATAACTACTAAAGAAATGTCAACAACAATTATTAAAATTGTGATGTATGAAAAATCTATCGAATTAAAAGAAGTAGAAGTTGTTAAATATGAAAGTATCAATGCCGTTTCTCTTGGAATAATCCCAAAAGAAATGAAAACTTTTAGCCAATATGAAAGGCGACTTGCAACGGCTGGCGATTTTAAACCCATACACTTACTCTCCCTATTAGGTGGCTCTCTTCAAGTAGATCCTATTGTAAACGCGATTAGCGGCAGAACAAAAAGAATGAAACAAGGGGTTATTCGTGAAAATAAACAAAATAATTTTGAATTCTTAGAAACTAATTATACCGATTTTGCACTAAACCAAATGAAGTTAAAGGAGGGAGAAGTTGGTCTTTTTTTTAGCTACCTTGTTGAAAATAAAGATTTAGAATATCGCATTAAAAATCATGAAAAAGATAAGTTTAGCTTTTTTTTAATGGAGGAATGGAATACTTTTCAAAATGATATTTCAACAAATAGTAATGAGTAA
- a CDS encoding nitroreductase, whose amino-acid sequence MILEIIRNRRSIFPAQYNDTPITKEAIETILEAANWAPTHRKTEPWRFRVLQGETLEKLGLFLSLKYLETEASPKEFKAKKLIENPKKAGAIIAICMQRDPNKSVPEWEEVAATAMAVQNMWLACTEMKIGAYWSSPALTKYMGEFFEMADEEACLGFFYMGNYDKDIEIPEVTRTPIAEKTVWL is encoded by the coding sequence ATGATACTTGAAATAATACGAAATAGAAGATCCATTTTCCCGGCTCAGTATAACGATACTCCCATAACTAAGGAGGCTATTGAAACCATTTTGGAAGCTGCCAATTGGGCGCCTACCCACCGAAAAACCGAACCTTGGCGCTTTAGAGTGCTGCAAGGCGAAACGCTAGAAAAACTCGGTTTGTTTTTATCCCTGAAATATTTAGAAACAGAGGCTAGTCCTAAAGAGTTTAAAGCTAAAAAACTGATTGAAAACCCTAAAAAAGCAGGAGCGATTATTGCGATTTGCATGCAGCGTGATCCAAATAAATCGGTACCCGAATGGGAAGAAGTTGCTGCGACGGCTATGGCAGTCCAGAATATGTGGCTTGCTTGTACCGAAATGAAGATTGGGGCCTATTGGAGTTCACCAGCGTTGACCAAATATATGGGTGAGTTTTTTGAAATGGCAGATGAAGAGGCGTGTTTGGGCTTTTTCTATATGGGAAATTACGATAAAGACATAGAAATTCCCGAAGTGACCAGAACTCCGATTGCTGAGAAAACGGTTTGGTTGTAA
- the hutH gene encoding histidine ammonia-lyase, with protein MSSSQSIFLIGEDWLTVSKAMAIAAGEIKLELTAAKRKKVQESAQTVANIVAKGHAVYGINTGFGPLCTTKISKEETKILQTNILKSHSVGVGKPIATELAKLMLILKVHSLAKGYSGISETSIDRIIWHIENDAIPIVPSQGSVGASGDLAPLSHLFLPLIGLGKVQFQGAEIPTSELFERTGLSSVDLGPKEGLALINGTQFIAAHAVKVVEKLHSCLSQADIIGAMMIEGLQGSVKPFFNELHALRPFKGNIHVAKRIKRLLKGSEIMEDHIDCDRVQDPYSLRCMPQVHGASRNAWLHLKELVEVELNSVTDNPIIIDEDLTISGGNFHGQPLAMALDYACLAASELGNISDRRIYLALEGNSPGVPKLLMHETGINSGYMILQYTTAALASENKGLCFPSSADSIPTSLGQEDHVSMGSIGGRKALQVLENVEKILAIELLTAAQAFEFRKPMKSGLFLDEIHKEVRKQVSFADKDRVFSDDIEKGIKMIQDKTIIKVIEKVSAKKGVSLKTKYSEEFEVF; from the coding sequence ATGTCATCCTCTCAAAGTATATTTCTAATTGGTGAAGATTGGCTCACGGTAAGCAAGGCCATGGCCATTGCAGCAGGAGAAATAAAGCTTGAACTCACTGCTGCCAAAAGAAAAAAAGTACAAGAAAGTGCACAAACCGTAGCGAATATTGTGGCAAAGGGTCATGCCGTTTACGGCATCAATACCGGCTTTGGTCCCTTATGTACCACCAAAATATCAAAAGAAGAAACCAAAATATTACAAACCAATATTCTCAAAAGCCATAGTGTAGGCGTAGGGAAACCTATTGCTACAGAACTGGCTAAATTGATGCTGATTTTAAAAGTCCATTCTTTAGCAAAAGGCTATTCTGGTATTTCAGAAACCAGCATCGATAGAATTATTTGGCATATAGAAAATGATGCTATTCCCATAGTACCTTCACAAGGATCGGTTGGTGCTTCGGGCGATTTGGCTCCCCTATCGCATTTATTCTTACCCTTAATTGGCTTGGGAAAAGTTCAGTTTCAAGGCGCTGAAATTCCGACTTCTGAACTATTTGAGCGAACGGGCCTGTCTAGCGTTGATTTAGGGCCAAAAGAAGGTTTAGCCCTTATAAATGGAACCCAATTTATCGCAGCGCATGCCGTAAAAGTGGTAGAAAAATTACACAGTTGTTTATCTCAAGCCGATATTATTGGTGCGATGATGATTGAAGGTTTACAAGGCTCGGTAAAACCATTTTTTAACGAATTGCATGCCTTACGACCCTTCAAGGGAAATATCCATGTTGCCAAGCGCATCAAACGATTATTAAAAGGTTCTGAAATTATGGAAGACCATATTGATTGTGATCGCGTTCAAGATCCGTATTCATTGCGTTGTATGCCACAAGTGCATGGGGCCTCTCGAAATGCTTGGTTGCATTTAAAAGAATTGGTCGAAGTAGAACTAAATTCTGTCACCGATAATCCTATTATTATTGATGAAGATTTAACGATTAGCGGTGGCAACTTTCACGGGCAACCCTTGGCCATGGCCCTAGATTATGCGTGCCTAGCAGCGTCAGAATTGGGCAATATCTCTGACCGAAGAATTTATTTAGCACTAGAAGGAAACAGCCCCGGCGTGCCCAAATTATTGATGCACGAAACAGGCATTAATTCGGGCTATATGATTTTGCAATATACCACCGCTGCTTTAGCAAGTGAAAATAAAGGCTTGTGTTTTCCGTCTAGTGCAGATAGCATTCCTACGTCTTTGGGACAAGAAGACCACGTAAGTATGGGGTCTATCGGTGGTCGAAAGGCCTTGCAAGTCTTAGAAAATGTAGAAAAAATATTAGCGATAGAATTATTGACGGCTGCTCAGGCCTTTGAATTTAGAAAACCGATGAAATCGGGTTTGTTTTTAGATGAAATTCATAAAGAAGTGCGTAAACAGGTCTCGTTTGCCGACAAAGACCGAGTTTTCTCTGACGATATTGAAAAAGGCATCAAAATGATCCAAGATAAAACCATCATAAAAGTAATCGAAAAGGTAAGTGCTAAAAAAGGGGTATCCTTAAAAACCAAGTATTCTGAGGAATTTGAAGTGTTTTGA
- a CDS encoding LysR family transcriptional regulator, with translation MSYQLELRHFNYFLAVAEELHYRKAAEKLCISQPGLSRQIKQMEEILGTSLFVRDKKKVSLTAAGSYLKTEVEFIVNHLAITQKQLKLIAEGSVGELRIGFLGSAMQTVIPELLVSLHHHFPEIKTSLEELSNTAQVNALLKDTLDLGFVRLARVPDELAIKTILYDSFSLVLPASHPITPNNFRSVGQLANEDFILFSQEYSPLYFDTIMSICEDAGFTPKISHKSVHAQTIFRLVENNLGISIVPSSLQYGYKLGVKFIELKEIAQKAELSVIWKKENRNPTIAQTLKLILTSAEK, from the coding sequence GTGAGTTATCAACTAGAACTACGTCATTTTAACTATTTTTTAGCGGTGGCCGAGGAATTACACTACCGCAAAGCAGCTGAAAAACTCTGTATTTCTCAACCTGGTTTGAGTCGGCAAATAAAACAAATGGAAGAAATTTTAGGAACGTCTTTGTTTGTTCGGGATAAGAAAAAAGTGAGTCTCACTGCTGCCGGTTCGTATTTAAAAACCGAAGTAGAATTTATCGTAAATCATTTGGCCATCACACAAAAACAGCTGAAATTAATCGCTGAAGGCAGCGTTGGAGAATTGCGAATTGGCTTTTTAGGCTCTGCGATGCAAACGGTTATTCCTGAGTTATTGGTGAGCTTACACCACCATTTTCCTGAAATTAAAACAAGCTTAGAAGAGTTGTCAAATACCGCTCAAGTAAATGCTCTTTTGAAAGATACCCTAGACCTTGGGTTTGTGCGCTTGGCGCGCGTACCTGACGAATTAGCGATAAAAACAATTTTGTATGATAGTTTCTCGCTGGTACTACCCGCATCGCACCCTATCACGCCAAACAATTTTAGATCCGTAGGGCAATTGGCTAACGAAGATTTTATTTTGTTTTCACAGGAATATAGTCCCTTGTATTTTGATACCATTATGAGTATCTGCGAAGATGCTGGTTTCACGCCTAAAATTTCCCACAAATCGGTACATGCCCAAACAATTTTTCGCCTGGTTGAAAACAACTTGGGTATTTCCATAGTACCTAGTTCGTTGCAATACGGATATAAACTAGGGGTGAAGTTTATTGAACTTAAAGAAATAGCACAAAAGGCGGAGTTATCGGTTATCTGGAAGAAGGAGAATCGGAACCCCACGATAGCGCAAACGCTTAAATTAATCTTAACGAGCGCAGAGAAATAA